One Setaria viridis chromosome 5, Setaria_viridis_v4.0, whole genome shotgun sequence genomic region harbors:
- the LOC117854725 gene encoding probable glutathione S-transferase GSTF1: MDLPVVRAICCHGLLPGPLTYDKTPGTIICAQALSNRDKLCRSSTRAAGLHRCGLSSQANQSMAPVKVFGSAVFANAARVMACLEEVGVEYEVVEVDYMAREHKGLKHLARNPFGQIPAFQDGDIMLFESRAISKYVLRKYAKSAQDDLLREGNPEEAAMVDAWTEVEAHHYFPAMAPIFYECVVYPARLGTVPDQKIVGESLEKLRKVLDVYEAHLSRTKSKYLAGNFFSFADLNHFPFTFHIMTATPHASLFDSYPHIKAWWARVMARPSLKKISTHMEIKP, translated from the exons ATGGACCTTCCGGTAGTCCGGGCCATCTGCTGTCATGGCCTCCTTCCTGGTCCATTGACATATGACAAGACCCCAGGCACCATCATCTGTGCACAGGCTTTAAGCAACCGCGACAAGCTGTGCAGATCTAGCACGCGCGCTGCTGGCCTTCACCGGTGCGGCCTCTCCTCGCAAGCAAATCAAAGCATGGCGCCGGTGAAGGTGTTCGGGTCGGCGGTGTTCGCCAACGCCGCGCGGGTGATGGCGTGCCTGGAGGAGGTGGGCGTCGAGTACGAGGTCGTCGAGGTCGACTACATGGCCAGGGAGCACAAGGGCCTCAAGCACCTCGCAAGAAAC CCGTTCGGCCAAATCCCAGCGTTTCAGGATGGGGACATCATGCTCTTCG AGTCCCGAGCTATCTCAAAGTATGTACTCCGCAAATACGCCAAGTCAGCCCAAGACGACCTCCTGCGAGAAGGCAacccggaggaggcggcgatggtGGACGCGTGGACGGAGGTGGAGGCGCACCACTACTTCCCGGCCATGGCGCCCATCTTCTACGAGTGCGTCGTGTACCCGGCCAGGCTCGGCACGGTGCCGGACCAGAAGATCGTTGGCGAGAGCCTGGAGAAGCTCAGGAAGGTACTCGACGTCTACGAGGCGCATCTGTCCAGGACGAAGAGCAAGTACCTCGCCGGGAACTTCTTCAGCTTCGCGGACCTCAACCACTTCCCGTTCACCTTCCACATCATGACGGCGACGCCGCACGCGTCGCTCTTCGACTCGTACCCGCACATCAAGGCGTGGTGGGCGAGAGTTATGGCGAGGCCGTCGCTGAAGAAGATCAGCACCCATATGGAGATCAAGCCATGA